One window of the Acinetobacter equi genome contains the following:
- a CDS encoding tRNA-(ms[2]io[6]A)-hydroxylase gives MSTIDYDELMKPVIGFLGCETPKAWLDEALNNLDVLMQDHANCEKKAAGTAMNLMFRYSFFTDLQVKLAQLVREEMLHYEQVLEFMNKRGQEWKGLSAGRYAGGLRKEIRTYEPEALIDVLVIGAFVEARSCERFYALAPLVDDELGRYYRYLLKSESRHYEDYLALALDVAKTAKLKNPEEDIQGRIEHIRQVEKELIETPDELFRFHSGVPVAAA, from the coding sequence ATGTCGACGATTGATTATGATGAACTCATGAAGCCAGTCATTGGCTTTTTGGGTTGTGAAACTCCCAAAGCGTGGTTAGATGAAGCACTTAATAACCTCGATGTTTTAATGCAAGATCATGCAAACTGCGAGAAAAAAGCCGCAGGTACAGCCATGAATCTGATGTTTCGTTATAGTTTCTTTACAGATTTACAAGTGAAGTTAGCACAGCTTGTTCGTGAGGAAATGTTGCATTATGAGCAAGTTCTTGAGTTTATGAATAAACGTGGTCAAGAATGGAAAGGCTTAAGTGCGGGTCGTTATGCTGGTGGTTTGCGTAAAGAAATTCGGACATATGAGCCTGAAGCACTTATTGATGTGTTGGTGATAGGTGCTTTTGTTGAAGCGCGTTCTTGTGAGCGTTTCTATGCACTTGCACCATTGGTTGATGATGAGCTTGGGCGTTATTACCGTTATCTATTAAAGTCTGAATCACGCCATTATGAAGATTATTTGGCATTAGCATTAGATGTGGCAAAAACAGCGAAACTCAAAAACCCAGAAGAAGACATTCAGGGGCGTATAGAGCATATTCGTCAAGTCGAAAAAGAGTTGATTGAAACACCTGATGAATTATTTCGGTTTCATAGTGGTGTACCTGTTGCGGCAGCATAA